The following coding sequences are from one Ornithorhynchus anatinus isolate Pmale09 chromosome 11, mOrnAna1.pri.v4, whole genome shotgun sequence window:
- the ZBTB20 gene encoding zinc finger and BTB domain-containing protein 20, with product MSERVHSINLHNFSNSVLETLNEQRNRGHFCDVTVRIHGSMLRAHRCVLAAGSPFFQDKLLLGYSDIEIPSVVSVQSVQKLIDFMYSGVLRVSQSEALQVLTAASILQIKTVIDECTRIVSQHAGDAYPAAPTDSGRDTPRGTPESGTSGQSSDTESGYLAPGPAPHSVDRIYSALYACSLQNGSGERSFYSGALVSHHETALGLPRATAAALEEPGWITRIHERSQQVERYLAAAAPETTHCRKQPRPVRIQTLVGNIRIKQELDDDDDCYGRGPRVPPERRGGEAADGPEDPDPAEGADGEPKGESFDSGVSSSVGTEPDSADQPLAGREGPADPAPADRPDPPAPASAPGPDPVPSPERAGERTGERAGEGDADGALLALGHGGPDKGAPQPAAQPLPGAQLYLRQTETLTSNLRMPLTLTSNTQVIGTAGNTYLPALFTTQTAGGGPKPFLFSLPQPLAGQQAQFVTVSQPGLSTFTAQLPAPQPLAPPAGHGAAGGPAEKKPYECTLCNKTFTAKQNYVKHMFVHTGEKPHQCSICWRSFSLKDYLIKHMVTHTGVRAYQCSICNKRFTQKSSLNVHMRLHRGEKSYECYICKKKFSHKTLLERHVALHGSSNGGPARAGPPGPPACTEGTTYVCSVCPAKFDQIEQFNDHMRMHVSDG from the exons ATGAGCGAGCGTGTCCACAGCATCAACCTCCACAACTTCAGCAATTCCGTGCTCGAGACCCTCAACGAGCAGCGCAACCGTGGCCACTTCTGTGACGTGACGGTGCGGATCCACGGGAGCATGCTGCGGGCCCACCGCTGCGTGCTGGCGGCCGGCAGCCCCTTCTTCCAGGACAAGCTGCTGCTGGGCTACAGCGACATCGAGATCCCGTCGGTGGTGTCGGTGCAGTCGGTGCAGAAGCTCATCGACTTCATGTACAGCGGCGTGCTGCGCGTCTCGCAGTCGGAGGCGCTGCAGGTGCTGACGGCGGCCAGCATCCTGCAGATCAAGACGGTCATCGACGAGTGTACGCGCATCGTGTCGCAGCACGCGGGCGACGCCTACCCGGCGGCGCCCACGGACTCGGGCCGCGACACGCCGCGGGGCACCCCCGAGTCGGGCACGTCGGGCCAGAGCAGCGACACGGAGTCGGGCTACCtggcgccgggcccggccccgcacaGCGTCGACCGCATCTACTCGGCCCTCTACGCCTGCTCCCTGCAGAACGGCAGCGGCGAGCGCTCCTTCTACAGCGGGGCGCTGGTCAGCCACCACGAGACGGCCCTGGGGCTGCCCCGCGCCACGGCCGCCGCCCTGGAGGAGCCCGGCTGGATCACGCGTATCCACGAGCGATCGCAGCAGGTGGAGCGCTACCTGGCCGCCGCCGCGCCCGAGACCACGCACTGCCGCAAGCAGCCGCGCCCGGTGCGCATCCAGACGCTGGTGGGCAACATCCGCATCAAGCAGGAgctggacgacgacgacga CTGCTACGGCCGCGGGCCCCGGGTCCCGCCCGAGCGGCGCGGCGGAGAGGCGGCCGACGGCCCCGAAGACCCCGACCCGGCCGAGGGCGCCGACGGCGAGCCCAAGGGCGAGAGCTTCGACTCCGGGGTCAGCTCGTCCGTCGGCACGGAGCCGGACTCGGCCGACCAGCCGCTCGCCGGCCGCGAGGGCCCGGCCGACCCCGCCCCGGCCGACCGCCCcgacccgccggccccggcctcggcccccggcccggaccccgtcccctccccggagcGGGCCGGCGAGCGGACCGGCgagcgggccggggagggcgacGCGGACGGCGCCCTGCTCGCCCTGGGCCACGGCGGGCCCGACAAGGGCGCCCCGCAGCCCgcggcccagcccctgcccggcGCCCAGCTCTACCTGCGCCAGACGGAGACCCTCACCAGCAACCTGCGGATGCCCCTGACCCTGACCAGCAACACCCAGGTCATCGGCACGGCCGGCAACACCTACCTGCCCGCCCTCTTCACCACGCAGACGGCCGGCGGCGGCCCCAAGCCGTTCCTCTTCAGCCTGCCGCAGCCCCTGGCCGGGCAGCAGGCGCAGTTCGTCACCGTGTCCCAGCCGGGCCTGTCCACCTTCACGGCCCAGCTGCCGGCGCCCCAGCCCCTGGCCCCGCCGGCCGGCCACGGCGCCGCGGGGGGCCCCGCCGAGAAGAAGCCTTACGAGTGCACGCTCTGCAACAAGACTTTCACCGCCAAACAGAACTACGTCAAGCACATGTTCGTCCACACGG GCGAGAAGCCGCACCAGTGCAGCATCTGCTGGCGCTCCTTCTCCCTGAAGGACTACCTGATCAAACACATGGTGACCCACACGGGCGTCCGGGCCTACCAGTGCAGCATCTGCAACAAGCGCTTCACCCAGAAGAGCTCTCTGAACGTGCACATGCGCCTGCACCGCGGGGAGAAGTCCTACGAGTGCTACATCTGCAAGAAGAAGTTCTCCCACAAGACCCTGCTGGAGCGCCACGTGGCCCTGCACGGCTCCAGCAAcggcggcccggcccgcgccggcccccccggcccacccgccTGCACAGAGGGCACCACCTACGTCTGCTCCGTCTGCCCCGCCAAGTTTGACCAAATCGAGCAGTTCAACGACCACATGCGGATGCACGTGTCAGACGGATAA